A single window of uncultured Methanospirillum sp. DNA harbors:
- a CDS encoding class I SAM-dependent methyltransferase, whose amino-acid sequence MLQTDEVLKQKISQIWDRSSETFDTRPAHGILSEEERNAWKDQFSLLIPPSNPISVLDVGCGTGEISLILADIGHTVSGIDLSEGMIQTAQKKSLEKGFSIDFKCGDAEKPPFSPQSFDLIIQRHVIWTLPHPEVAVREWYALLKQNGTIFLIDSMLNRGMTVDPNRPPHLHYDVETADHLPFSKGLSIDKAEDLLQKAGFSDIILHGIDHIRQLQMENMSSEQKASYVNKKYYIMSGVKKE is encoded by the coding sequence ATGTTGCAGACTGATGAGGTATTAAAACAAAAAATATCCCAAATCTGGGATAGATCTTCAGAGACCTTTGATACCAGACCAGCTCATGGTATCCTCTCGGAAGAAGAACGGAATGCATGGAAAGACCAATTTAGCCTTTTGATTCCTCCATCAAATCCGATTTCTGTTCTTGATGTCGGATGTGGGACCGGAGAAATAAGTCTCATTCTTGCAGATATTGGTCATACTGTATCAGGAATCGATTTATCAGAAGGGATGATCCAGACTGCACAGAAAAAATCACTTGAAAAAGGGTTTTCAATTGATTTCAAGTGCGGTGATGCAGAAAAGCCTCCATTTTCTCCTCAGTCCTTTGATCTTATTATTCAGCGGCATGTGATCTGGACTCTTCCTCACCCCGAGGTTGCAGTACGGGAATGGTATGCATTGTTGAAGCAGAATGGAACGATCTTTTTAATCGACAGTATGCTTAACCGGGGAATGACTGTTGATCCAAACAGGCCCCCTCATCTGCATTATGATGTCGAGACCGCGGATCATCTCCCATTTTCAAAAGGATTGTCTATCGACAAGGCCGAAGATCTTCTCCAGAAAGCCGGATTTAGTGATATCATCCTTCATGGGATCGATCATATCAGGCAATTGCAGATGGAGAATATGTCATCCGAACAGAAAGCGTCGTACGTGAACAAAAAGTATTACATCATGTCAGGGGTTAAAAAAGAATGA
- a CDS encoding acyl-CoA dehydratase activase: protein MKTDIFAGVDIGSLTTKSVIISNGEIQGKCMIPTGIFPEESGKKALHEALNNAGYVKENPSYTVATGYGRITASYADETVTEITCHAAGGFSLNPQTRTIVDMGGQDCKVIRIDSSGNVKDFIMNDKCAAGTGRFLEVIASVFKIPIDQIGPLALKATDIVPISSTCTVFAESEVISLLARGEKPENILQGIHHAIANRVTGMTTRVGVEDTILFSGGVAKNEGMKIGFEKSFHKQVYVSEFDPQAIGALGAARIAERKCPRAGA, encoded by the coding sequence ATGAAAACAGATATTTTTGCAGGCGTGGATATTGGGTCGCTCACTACAAAATCAGTGATTATTTCAAACGGAGAAATTCAAGGGAAATGTATGATTCCAACTGGCATTTTTCCGGAAGAGAGTGGTAAAAAAGCATTACATGAAGCACTGAACAATGCCGGATATGTAAAAGAAAACCCCTCTTATACCGTTGCAACCGGTTATGGAAGAATAACAGCGTCGTATGCAGATGAGACGGTAACAGAAATAACCTGCCATGCAGCAGGTGGTTTTTCCTTAAATCCACAGACCAGGACAATTGTTGACATGGGAGGGCAGGATTGCAAGGTTATTCGCATTGATAGTTCAGGAAATGTGAAAGATTTTATCATGAATGATAAATGTGCCGCTGGAACGGGACGATTTCTTGAAGTAATTGCTTCAGTTTTCAAGATACCAATCGATCAGATAGGACCCCTTGCCCTGAAGGCAACCGATATTGTGCCAATAAGCAGTACCTGCACAGTATTTGCAGAATCTGAAGTGATATCATTACTTGCAAGAGGCGAAAAACCCGAAAATATTCTTCAGGGGATCCATCATGCCATAGCTAACAGAGTCACTGGCATGACAACACGGGTGGGTGTTGAAGACACCATTTTGTTCTCCGGAGGTGTTGCGAAAAATGAAGGGATGAAGATCGGTTTTGAAAAATCCTTTCACAAACAGGTATATGTTTCAGAGTTTGACCCCCAGGCAATCGGGGCTCTCGGTGCGGCCAGGATTGCTGAACGAAAATGTCCACGTGCAGGGGCATAG
- a CDS encoding 2-hydroxyacyl-CoA dehydratase family protein, protein MTLSSLLKIQDAVERRPTEIIEEKRKGKIVLGWIGYLIPEEIIHAAGLIPLRLGRGGDEKLVERGARYISSQNCPFIRACAGMLADQMEPYSTSADAIAYDTTCMQIYRLGEVSAYFFKKRSLFLGVPKKPKTPSGQTYFRKEIEHFAKTLENLSGNQINESNLHRSITLYQDIRRFTKELYQYGASDKSPMTWRDIHSVIHAGYYLDREKYLQLLQELISELKSSSITQVSYKRRPKIILSGSPLLPGDNKLVELIEKTNGRVVSDLLWSDRFHFCEPDIQSFTISGIADAYMQMIPHHSLPCISEDDDYRINRLKKVISEVGASGVVYHTMRFCDSSTFKAPGLKTRLEEMDIPLLEIHTEYSNSDIEAMRTRIEAFIELLEFKQEPMVPA, encoded by the coding sequence ATGACATTATCAAGCTTATTAAAGATTCAGGATGCCGTTGAAAGGCGACCTACCGAGATTATTGAAGAAAAAAGAAAAGGCAAGATCGTTCTGGGATGGATCGGATATCTCATTCCTGAAGAGATAATTCATGCAGCAGGTCTGATCCCCCTGCGACTTGGAAGAGGGGGAGACGAAAAACTGGTTGAACGTGGTGCACGATACATTTCATCTCAAAATTGTCCATTTATCAGAGCCTGTGCTGGAATGCTTGCAGATCAGATGGAACCATATAGCACTTCAGCGGATGCCATAGCATACGACACCACGTGTATGCAGATCTATCGATTAGGTGAGGTTTCCGCGTATTTTTTTAAAAAGAGATCGCTATTTCTCGGAGTTCCCAAAAAACCAAAAACTCCTTCAGGACAGACCTATTTCAGGAAGGAGATTGAGCATTTTGCCAAAACCCTTGAAAATCTTTCTGGAAATCAGATCAATGAATCAAACCTGCATCGTTCTATTACCTTATATCAGGATATTCGCAGATTCACCAAAGAATTATATCAGTATGGAGCCTCTGATAAATCTCCGATGACCTGGAGGGATATTCATTCTGTTATCCATGCCGGCTACTACCTTGACAGAGAAAAATACCTTCAATTATTACAGGAGTTAATATCAGAATTAAAGAGTTCTTCCATAACTCAGGTATCTTATAAGAGAAGACCAAAAATTATCCTTTCAGGCAGCCCCCTTTTACCAGGCGATAATAAACTCGTAGAACTAATCGAGAAAACAAACGGTAGAGTGGTGAGTGATCTCCTCTGGTCTGATCGCTTTCACTTTTGTGAACCTGATATCCAGTCTTTCACGATATCAGGTATTGCAGATGCATATATGCAGATGATCCCCCATCATTCACTTCCCTGTATCTCAGAAGATGATGATTACCGAATAAACCGACTAAAAAAGGTTATATCTGAAGTTGGGGCATCAGGAGTTGTCTATCATACAATGCGGTTTTGTGATTCTTCAACGTTCAAAGCCCCTGGGCTAAAAACCAGATTAGAAGAGATGGATATTCCTCTTCTTGAAATACACACTGAATATTCTAACTCAGACATTGAGGCAATGAGAACAAGAATCGAAGCTTTTATTGAGTTATTAGAGTTTAAACAAGAACCAATGGTGCCAGCATGA
- a CDS encoding 2-hydroxyacyl-CoA dehydratase family protein, with translation MNLDYPLFQYPEEIKPLVLDTPDLVFRDGRQISSQEIWDFMTIEGPRRYPYQFSTNPSYGHQMSRDFSYISGIRKNYLSLTGMDRLKGLVRKGVPLIMEPGGISSDLYYAAGCIPVVPHFLRGWIMHDHCGQDFKGANVFGTSIFEEARQGLNIECCNLISPLTLLKNKNIPIAAIAPCLCSRCSDMAFAAEAYHLEYGGIPTIMMDYPPNHDGGEWRVEYIKEEMIALVEQLGKISGKEVTDADLRREIQIENISRHLTQECQHKWWNAKVPPTNSIDSNFSYLGLRGSYDYQVTNQILQETRDEVTERVQKGIVGLGLSDDPVRLFICGSCVRPNPYFVDTKGGVLVGRDDGWSTITMEVKETGDPYENLAMAYASLPYERSTEERAEWTVNQIRNSRADGVIFMYNWGCNYQSAVSEMIIDIIKEKTGLPTLSIELEVTGQMESSEQSQNRVESFIEMVK, from the coding sequence ATGAATTTGGACTATCCTCTGTTTCAGTACCCTGAAGAGATTAAACCTCTCGTTCTTGATACTCCTGATCTGGTATTTAGGGATGGGAGACAGATTTCCTCGCAAGAGATCTGGGACTTTATGACAATAGAAGGGCCCAGAAGATATCCGTACCAGTTTTCGACAAATCCCTCATATGGTCACCAGATGTCCCGTGATTTTTCATATATCAGTGGAATTCGGAAAAATTATCTGAGCCTTACCGGGATGGATCGCCTTAAAGGACTGGTCAGAAAGGGTGTTCCTCTGATTATGGAACCTGGTGGAATATCCTCTGATTTGTACTATGCAGCTGGGTGTATTCCGGTCGTTCCCCATTTCTTAAGGGGATGGATCATGCATGATCATTGTGGTCAGGATTTTAAAGGTGCAAATGTATTTGGAACCTCAATATTTGAAGAAGCCAGACAGGGCCTGAATATAGAGTGCTGTAACCTGATCTCACCACTTACATTACTCAAAAATAAAAACATCCCAATCGCTGCAATAGCCCCGTGTTTATGCTCCCGCTGCTCTGACATGGCATTTGCTGCCGAGGCTTACCATCTCGAATACGGGGGCATTCCCACTATTATGATGGATTATCCACCAAATCACGACGGAGGAGAATGGCGGGTTGAATACATCAAAGAAGAAATGATTGCACTGGTTGAGCAACTTGGAAAAATATCAGGAAAAGAGGTGACTGATGCTGACCTTCGCAGAGAGATTCAGATTGAAAACATATCCAGACATCTTACTCAGGAATGTCAGCACAAATGGTGGAATGCAAAGGTCCCTCCAACAAATAGTATAGATAGTAATTTTTCATATCTTGGATTACGAGGATCATATGATTATCAGGTAACAAATCAGATCCTGCAGGAAACACGTGATGAGGTAACCGAAAGGGTTCAAAAGGGAATTGTTGGCCTCGGTCTTTCAGATGATCCGGTCCGTTTGTTTATCTGTGGCTCTTGTGTTCGTCCGAATCCGTATTTTGTCGATACAAAAGGGGGTGTACTTGTCGGGAGAGATGATGGATGGAGTACCATAACCATGGAAGTAAAAGAAACCGGTGATCCATATGAAAATCTTGCGATGGCATATGCATCTCTCCCATATGAGCGTTCTACTGAAGAGAGGGCTGAATGGACCGTGAACCAAATCCGGAATTCACGGGCTGATGGTGTAATCTTCATGTATAACTGGGGGTGCAATTATCAGAGTGCAGTTTCGGAGATGATCATTGATATAATTAAAGAGAAAACAGGGCTGCCAACACTATCTATTGAACTTGAGGTTACCGGACAGATGGAGTCTTCAGAACAATCACAGAACAGGGTTGAATCGTTTATTGAGATGGTAAAATAA
- a CDS encoding ABC transporter ATP-binding protein translates to MNAILAKNLHKSFGSVTAVKDVNLTIPVGSIYGFLGPNGAGKTTTIRMITGVLTPDTGSVQVLGTDVQEDPIKAKMNLGVIPENGTVYADLTAEQNILLTAKFYNLDKATRKNRTAEILERLSLTERKDDLVRTFSKGMRQRVSIACAIIHSPPILILDEPTTGLDVFSRRLVLDTVRYMNKNGSTILLTTHNIEEANELCSMISVIKKGQIVASGSPEKLKIAFDTSRYIEISFDQTVGPHVLKTDEIARVEPWGDKWRIYADNADSAVKSLIDVAKRENLTIISIHTSSPTLEEAFVKLTGGA, encoded by the coding sequence ATGAATGCAATTCTCGCAAAAAATCTTCATAAATCTTTTGGATCGGTCACAGCTGTTAAAGATGTCAATCTCACTATCCCTGTTGGAAGTATCTACGGATTTCTTGGCCCGAATGGAGCAGGCAAGACAACAACCATCAGGATGATAACCGGTGTATTAACACCTGATACAGGTTCTGTACAGGTTCTTGGGACAGATGTTCAGGAAGATCCCATCAAGGCCAAGATGAACCTTGGAGTAATCCCGGAAAATGGAACTGTTTACGCTGATCTTACAGCAGAGCAGAACATCCTTCTCACCGCAAAGTTCTACAATCTTGATAAAGCAACCAGGAAAAACCGGACCGCAGAGATACTTGAGCGGCTATCTCTGACTGAAAGAAAAGATGATTTAGTCAGGACTTTTTCCAAGGGAATGCGCCAGAGGGTAAGTATCGCATGTGCCATCATCCACTCACCACCTATTTTGATTCTTGATGAACCGACCACAGGACTTGATGTTTTTAGTCGTCGTCTGGTCCTTGACACAGTCAGGTACATGAACAAAAACGGGAGCACAATCCTCCTGACTACACATAATATTGAAGAAGCAAATGAGCTCTGTTCCATGATAAGTGTGATAAAAAAGGGGCAGATCGTGGCATCAGGAAGTCCTGAAAAACTGAAAATCGCCTTTGATACATCACGGTACATTGAGATCTCTTTTGATCAGACAGTAGGTCCTCATGTACTAAAAACAGATGAAATCGCCAGGGTGGAGCCATGGGGAGACAAATGGAGGATATATGCTGATAATGCTGATTCAGCAGTGAAATCTCTTATCGATGTGGCAAAGCGAGAAAATTTAACCATCATATCAATACATACGTCAAGCCCTACTCTTGAAGAAGCATTTGTTAAACTCACCGGGGGTGCATAA
- a CDS encoding ABC transporter permease, whose amino-acid sequence MFIRSVFIIAEKNMRIYYFKGGVVIFGLLFPFIMFLTFFIGRNLDVVAFFPGFLGMMLFFTSSSVGPMIIPWEKREKTYERLVSLPVILESVILGDILSGVIFGISITSFVFLVGSYVFHLPITNVGVLALGLFLGSCTFAALGTLLASPAITNPSNLMMLSNLVRLPLIFISGIFIPLGSLNGWMWYLTSLSPLTYLVDLFHSALNGDAVYPPWVDSIVIVMVFLIFIGSAKILQKRNMVKGL is encoded by the coding sequence ATGTTTATCAGAAGTGTTTTCATCATCGCTGAGAAGAACATGCGGATTTACTATTTTAAGGGTGGAGTGGTCATCTTCGGTCTTCTCTTTCCTTTTATCATGTTTCTTACGTTTTTTATCGGAAGAAACCTGGATGTAGTTGCATTTTTTCCTGGGTTTCTTGGCATGATGTTATTTTTCACCTCATCATCTGTTGGTCCAATGATAATTCCCTGGGAGAAACGTGAAAAAACATATGAGCGATTGGTTTCACTTCCTGTGATTCTTGAGAGTGTGATCCTTGGTGATATCCTGTCTGGTGTGATCTTTGGTATTTCAATCACTTCGTTCGTCTTTCTGGTTGGCTCGTATGTCTTCCATCTTCCTATTACGAATGTAGGAGTTCTCGCATTAGGTTTATTCCTTGGATCATGTACATTTGCTGCACTCGGGACACTTCTGGCCTCTCCGGCAATAACAAATCCCTCAAATCTTATGATGCTTTCAAATCTGGTTCGACTACCTCTTATTTTCATATCAGGAATTTTTATTCCTCTTGGGAGCCTTAACGGATGGATGTGGTACCTCACCTCGCTCTCGCCGTTAACCTATCTGGTTGATCTCTTCCATTCTGCTCTGAATGGCGATGCGGTTTATCCCCCGTGGGTTGACTCGATCGTGATAGTAATGGTGTTTCTTATTTTTATCGGGAGTGCTAAAATTCTCCAGAAGAGAAATATGGTAAAAGGGTTATAA
- a CDS encoding MFS transporter: MDTNTKNKLRAAIGGHFLVDLYSPILPIILPALITSMNLSYFLAGIIVTVFNVTSSIIQPFSGLYSDRTRRKVSIPVCILFSCIGISLAVLTNNYLLILALVSGAAIGTALFHPAAMDLVYRLSPPQKRGFFNSIFTTSGSISYSISPFIAGVLISYFGLPSIAWLAIPGIMGAAWIYRIDKKVCITSEDTEIKSESRPVVERKKYWWASPGLVVILCSLRAWTYVGIITYLPTLLILGHYGMDTVTTSLIVTIMLLIGVGGQVAGGFLSDRFGRKRMLIFGFACAVPFFCLIFLTQGWSMYLGIFMYSFFACFCYVTSVTMVQELLPGSVGFASGLTLGLCVGMGGVGAAIIGWAADQMGSLPNAMFLLIIPTVLCPILAVFIKYPERGNLMK; this comes from the coding sequence ATGGATACTAATACAAAAAACAAATTGCGGGCAGCCATTGGAGGCCACTTTCTTGTTGATCTCTATTCTCCCATTCTTCCTATCATTCTTCCTGCTTTGATCACAAGTATGAACCTCTCGTATTTCCTGGCAGGGATCATCGTTACTGTTTTCAATGTTACCTCTTCGATCATTCAACCGTTTTCAGGCCTTTACAGCGACAGAACAAGGCGGAAGGTAAGTATTCCGGTATGTATCCTCTTCTCTTGCATCGGCATTTCTTTGGCTGTACTTACCAATAATTATCTTCTCATACTCGCCCTGGTATCCGGAGCAGCCATAGGCACCGCTTTGTTTCATCCTGCTGCAATGGACTTGGTATATCGGTTGAGTCCGCCGCAGAAACGTGGTTTTTTTAATTCCATATTTACCACGAGTGGTAGCATTAGTTACTCCATTTCTCCGTTTATCGCCGGGGTCCTCATCTCGTACTTCGGACTACCCAGCATTGCCTGGCTTGCAATTCCAGGCATAATGGGTGCAGCATGGATTTATCGGATTGACAAAAAAGTCTGTATTACAAGTGAAGATACGGAGATCAAATCAGAATCACGACCAGTGGTTGAACGGAAGAAATACTGGTGGGCTTCGCCCGGTCTTGTCGTGATACTCTGTTCACTCAGAGCCTGGACATATGTGGGGATCATTACGTACCTTCCAACGCTCCTGATTCTTGGACATTATGGGATGGATACGGTAACAACCTCACTTATCGTCACCATCATGCTCCTCATAGGCGTTGGAGGACAGGTTGCTGGCGGATTCCTTTCGGATCGATTCGGCCGGAAAAGGATGCTGATATTCGGATTTGCCTGTGCAGTTCCGTTTTTTTGTCTGATATTTCTCACACAGGGATGGAGTATGTATCTAGGTATATTCATGTACTCATTCTTTGCCTGCTTCTGTTATGTGACATCAGTCACCATGGTGCAGGAGTTACTTCCCGGGAGTGTTGGATTTGCATCGGGGCTGACATTAGGGCTTTGTGTAGGAATGGGTGGTGTCGGGGCTGCGATCATAGGATGGGCTGCAGACCAGATGGGATCTCTTCCGAATGCAATGTTTTTACTTATAATCCCAACGGTGCTCTGTCCGATCCTTGCTGTGTTTATCAAATACCCGGAAAGAGGAAACCTGATGAAATAA
- a CDS encoding ABC transporter substrate-binding protein: MHYTRSRSAISLKQPNMYARILGILVILSILWIPVSAAQVMSIVSEKPDTVTVLDLKDRQVTVPQPIQRIVILDNHQQMTHALAALGEFDKIVGVDQETAKEKTLFPKIGEKVVIGTSDEPDIEKIIGLNPDLVLAGDIDEDLLKKLEASNLNVVTTSLWPTPADGFTPTKENAQVLATLVGAKEKGKEYVSWLSGHLDKIEDRAANLSDDKRPKTLLIYNWDAVNLNTIGKSNRFSYVLNYVGANNLGDKVEGNWATVDPEFAIKENPEYIIFDETDYNASGYGNTDPSKIASDIERLKQIPGFNSIDAVKNNHVYGIPKSLLSGNTWLGTIYVAPLIHPELYSDINPDAIHQEYLKKFLGVDFDVKKGGIFVYPPQ; encoded by the coding sequence ATGCACTATACACGATCAAGGTCCGCTATATCATTGAAACAACCGAACATGTATGCCAGGATCCTTGGCATCCTTGTTATTCTCTCTATTCTCTGGATACCTGTGTCAGCTGCCCAGGTCATGAGTATCGTGTCAGAAAAGCCTGATACAGTAACCGTGCTTGATCTCAAAGACCGGCAGGTGACTGTCCCACAACCGATTCAACGGATTGTAATTCTTGATAATCACCAACAGATGACTCATGCTCTAGCAGCTTTAGGCGAGTTTGATAAGATCGTTGGTGTCGATCAGGAGACTGCAAAAGAGAAGACTCTGTTTCCAAAAATAGGCGAAAAGGTTGTCATTGGAACCTCTGATGAGCCTGATATTGAGAAGATCATCGGCTTGAATCCTGATCTCGTATTAGCCGGGGATATCGATGAAGATCTTCTTAAAAAACTTGAGGCATCTAATCTCAACGTTGTGACAACCTCCCTCTGGCCCACACCGGCAGATGGGTTTACACCTACAAAGGAGAATGCACAAGTTCTTGCAACCCTTGTTGGCGCAAAAGAGAAAGGAAAAGAGTATGTCTCCTGGTTATCTGGTCATCTTGACAAAATTGAAGACCGGGCTGCCAATCTCTCTGATGACAAACGCCCGAAGACTCTTCTTATTTATAACTGGGATGCAGTCAATCTCAACACCATAGGAAAGAGTAACAGATTCTCATATGTTCTGAATTATGTCGGGGCTAATAATCTCGGTGACAAGGTTGAAGGAAATTGGGCAACTGTTGACCCCGAGTTTGCAATCAAAGAAAATCCAGAGTATATCATCTTTGATGAGACCGATTACAATGCATCAGGATATGGAAATACAGATCCATCAAAGATTGCAAGCGACATAGAGCGGCTGAAACAGATTCCTGGGTTTAATTCCATCGACGCAGTAAAGAATAATCATGTATACGGAATTCCAAAAAGTCTATTATCAGGAAATACCTGGCTTGGAACGATCTATGTTGCTCCTCTGATCCACCCTGAGTTATATAGTGATATCAATCCGGATGCTATTCATCAGGAGTATCTGAAAAAGTTCCTGGGTGTAGATTTTGATGTGAAGAAGGGTGGGATATTTGTGTATCCTCCTCAATGA
- a CDS encoding methyltransferase domain-containing protein — protein MQNNTLLDYQRYKHEIAEYWNERSTTFDDEIGHGGADAHECALWQNHFKDIIGNKPLKILDVGTGTGFIGLLLADLGHDVIGIDLGEKMLEKARAKTEKRHLSAIFLIGDAEKPDFPPGSFDIIICRHVYWTLLDPRETLKTWYNILKPGGKAVLIDGKKNPPSGDKPKVYTNVHEGRIYSDELVEKVQGVDVTVHEISENLTKSGFKSVRIISLNDIAMYHAQQVKNRAGDKQDGEVNVVVAEV, from the coding sequence ATGCAAAACAATACTCTCCTTGATTATCAGCGATATAAGCATGAGATCGCTGAATACTGGAATGAACGAAGTACAACCTTTGACGATGAGATAGGACACGGGGGTGCAGATGCTCATGAATGTGCCCTTTGGCAGAATCATTTTAAAGATATAATCGGGAATAAGCCGCTCAAGATTCTAGATGTCGGAACCGGCACCGGATTTATCGGCCTGCTTCTTGCAGATCTTGGACATGACGTTATAGGGATCGATCTTGGTGAGAAGATGCTTGAAAAGGCTAGGGCAAAGACTGAGAAAAGACACCTTTCTGCCATCTTTCTTATTGGTGATGCAGAAAAACCTGATTTTCCACCAGGTTCGTTTGATATCATTATCTGTCGTCATGTGTACTGGACTCTGTTAGATCCTAGAGAAACGTTGAAAACGTGGTATAACATCCTCAAACCTGGAGGAAAAGCGGTCTTAATTGATGGAAAAAAGAACCCCCCATCTGGTGATAAACCGAAAGTGTATACAAACGTTCATGAAGGAAGGATATATTCTGATGAACTTGTAGAAAAAGTTCAGGGTGTTGATGTCACAGTACACGAAATATCAGAAAATTTAACGAAAAGTGGATTTAAATCGGTGAGAATTATCTCTCTTAATGATATTGCGATGTATCATGCCCAGCAGGTGAAAAACCGGGCGGGAGATAAGCAGGATGGAGAAGTCAACGTTGTTGTTGCTGAAGTGTGA
- a CDS encoding type II toxin-antitoxin system HicB family antitoxin, whose product MTEDMVSLNIRKLDEGTYLATSEAIPSLIAEGRSIVETIEISQDVARKIIESNIEHGDPLPPCMSESIKLQDDAKGPDIIQKDCSHYVVFTYSIS is encoded by the coding sequence ATGACTGAAGATATGGTTTCTCTTAATATTCGTAAACTTGATGAAGGAACATATCTTGCAACAAGCGAGGCTATCCCAAGTCTTATTGCAGAAGGGAGGAGCATTGTTGAAACGATAGAAATATCTCAGGATGTTGCACGAAAAATAATTGAATCCAATATTGAACATGGTGACCCTCTTCCTCCATGCATGTCAGAATCCATAAAACTACAGGATGATGCTAAAGGTCCTGACATAATCCAGAAAGATTGCTCACATTATGTGGTGTTTACGTATAGCATTTCATGA
- a CDS encoding ABC transporter substrate-binding protein yields the protein MKHTVNFLIILLILCLFSASLVHAENNTEKKDITITDMAGRTVTVKVPVERVVLTASRGIHEVAALEGDDFLKKIVGWGTELQVNEGDTYDKIKKIHPEVESIPDIGDVHAGTMNTEKVISLKPDLVLIPLSSYETFTKDIETLQKAGIPVVVTDFWSKPLDNPSKSMRLMGQLYGKEERANEIADYFDKKVADVRSAISKQTGKKPDVYIEIGSKGPDELGSTYGDQGWGAIVREAGGNNIALGAGNGSTYAISPEFLLSKNPDKIIISGSKWENPKSLRLGYSADPTTSKEQLESFTTRKGWDGLKAVQNDDVYGVWHAYCQRLYNFAAFEAFAKWFYPDSFSNYDPEQEIKEFHEKYMPWDYSGASFLSLKE from the coding sequence ATGAAACATACAGTCAATTTCTTGATAATATTGCTGATTTTATGTTTATTTTCTGCATCTCTTGTTCATGCAGAAAACAACACAGAGAAAAAGGATATTACGATTACCGACATGGCTGGAAGGACTGTCACAGTAAAAGTTCCAGTGGAACGGGTGGTACTAACAGCTTCCAGAGGCATTCACGAGGTAGCTGCTCTTGAAGGGGATGATTTTCTTAAGAAAATCGTTGGATGGGGTACTGAACTTCAGGTAAATGAGGGTGATACATATGACAAAATTAAGAAAATTCATCCTGAAGTCGAATCTATTCCTGATATCGGGGATGTCCATGCCGGGACCATGAACACTGAAAAGGTGATTAGTCTTAAACCAGATCTTGTTTTGATCCCTCTTAGTAGTTATGAAACGTTTACGAAGGATATCGAAACATTACAAAAAGCTGGTATTCCCGTTGTTGTAACAGACTTTTGGTCTAAACCGTTAGATAATCCTTCAAAATCCATGAGACTAATGGGTCAGTTATATGGAAAAGAAGAGAGAGCGAATGAAATTGCTGATTACTTTGATAAAAAGGTCGCTGATGTTAGAAGTGCAATCTCTAAGCAGACCGGAAAAAAACCTGACGTGTATATTGAGATCGGATCAAAAGGACCTGATGAGTTAGGGTCTACATATGGTGACCAGGGATGGGGAGCAATTGTTCGTGAAGCCGGTGGAAATAATATCGCTCTTGGAGCTGGTAATGGATCTACCTATGCAATTTCGCCAGAATTTCTCCTCTCAAAGAATCCGGACAAGATCATTATTTCTGGATCTAAATGGGAAAATCCCAAATCATTACGGCTTGGTTACAGTGCAGATCCTACGACATCAAAAGAGCAATTAGAATCCTTTACCACCCGAAAAGGATGGGATGGGTTAAAAGCTGTTCAAAATGATGATGTCTATGGAGTATGGCATGCATATTGTCAGCGATTATACAATTTTGCTGCATTTGAGGCATTTGCTAAATGGTTTTATCCGGATTCCTTCTCAAATTATGATCCGGAGCAGGAGATAAAGGAATTCCATGAGAAATATATGCCCTGGGATTATAGTGGAGCTTCATTCCTGAGTCTAAAGGAATAA